Proteins co-encoded in one Malus sylvestris chromosome 9, drMalSylv7.2, whole genome shotgun sequence genomic window:
- the LOC126582402 gene encoding linoleate 13S-lipoxygenase 3-1, chloroplastic-like has protein sequence MALTKQIMGSSLIEKSEFFSSSYKLFLARPSLVPSQRTAVHLRRSQRGPLAAISEDLVKIVPVFSAEKPVKFKVRAVVTVRNKNKEDFKEAISKHLDSLADQIGRNVVLELISTELDPRTKAPRKSSEGVVKDWSKKSNLKAERVNYTAEFMVDSNFGVPGAITVTNKHQNEFFLETITLEGFACGPLHFPVNSWIQSKKDHPGKRIVFCNKPYLPDQTPEGLKELRQRELKNLRGDGSGVRKLSDRIYDYGLYNDLGNPDKGIDFARPTLGKKIPYPRRCRTGRLPTDTDMQAESRVEKPLPMYVPRDEQFEESKMDTFSFGRLKGVLHNLIPTLMSSFKADKDFRGYSDIDSLYSEGVLLKLGLKDEFLKKLPLPSMVSKFQDYNQGVLKYDTPKILSKDRLVWLRDDEFGRQAVAGVNPLSIQRLKVFPPESKLDPVVYGPLESALKEEHILPNLYGMTVQQALDENKLYIVDYHDVYLPFLDRINALDGRKAYATRTIYFLTPTGALKPIAIELTLPNTGPSSRSKRVLTPAVDATTNWMWMLAKAHVCANDAGVHQLVHHWLRTHATLEPFILAAHRQLSAMHPIYKLLDPHMRYTLEINALARQSLISADGVIESCFTPGRYAMEISASAYKTWRFDHQSLPADLVQRGMAVPDPTQPHGVKLVMEDYPYGSDGLLIWGAIENWVRTYVHHYYPDSSVIRKDRELQAWYWESINVGHADLRHETWWPLLSTADDLVSILSTLIWLASAQHAALNFAQYPYGGYVPNRPPLMRRLIPEEGDPEYANFISDPQKFFLSALPSVLEATKYMAVVDTLSTHSPDEEYLGERQQPSTWSGDADAVEAFYKFSAEIREIEKEIDRRNSDPNLKHRCGAGVLPYELLVPSSDPGITCRGVPNSISI, from the exons atggcacTGACTAAACAAATCATGGGCAGTTCTCTGATTGAAAAATCCGAGTTTTTTTCATCATCTTATAAGTTGTTTTTGGCAAGACCAAGTTTGGTGCCTTCGCAGAGGACGGCGGTGCATTTGAGAAGGTCACAGAGGGGTCCTTTGGCGGCCATCAGTGAAGATTTGGTGAAGATTGTGCCTGTTTTTTCTGCTGAGAAGCCTGTGAAGTTCAAGGTGAGAGCTGTTGTGACTGTGAGGAATAAGAACAAGGAGGATTTTAAGGAGGCCATTTCCAAACACTTGGATTCCCTCGCTGACCAAATTGGTAGAAATGTTGTTTTGGAGCTTATCAGTACAGAATTAGACCCAA GAACAAAGGCCCCCAGGAAAAGCAGTGAAGGTGTGGTAAAAGATTGGTCTAAAAAATCAAATCTAAAGGCAGAGAGGGTGAATTACACAGCTGAGTTTATGGTGGACTCAAATTTTGGCGTCCCAGGAGCAATCACAGTTACAAACAAGCACCAAAACGAGTTCTTTCTGGAGACCATAACCCTTGAAGGTTTTGCCTGCGGTCCACTGCATTTTCCTGTAAATTCCTGGATTCAATCTAAGAAAGATCACCCTGGGAAAAGAATAGTCTTCTGCAACAAG CCATATTTACCAGACCAGACCCCTGAGGGGCTTAAGGAACTGAGACAGAGGGAGTTGAAGAATCTGAGGGGTGATGGCAGTGGAGTTAGAAAATTATCAGATAGGATCTATGACTATGGTTTGTATAATGATTTGGGAAATCCTGATAAGGGAATCGACTTTGCTAGGCCTACACTTGGTAAAAAAATCCCCTACCCAAGAAGATGTCGCACCGGTCGCCTCCCTACAGATACTG ATATGCAAGCGGAGAGCAGGGTTGAGAAGCCACTACCAATGTATGTGCCAAGAGATGAACAATTTGAAGAGTCAAAAATGGACACATTTTCATTTGGGAGGCTCAAGGGTGTTCTTCACAACTTGATCCCCACCCTTATGTCCAGCTTCAAAGCTGACAAAGACTTCCGTGGATACTCCGACATCGACAGCCTCTACAGTGAAGGCGTCCTCCTCAAATTGGGTTTGAAGGATGAATTCCTAAAGAAGCTTCCGTTGCCAAGTATGGTCAGCAAATTCCAGGACTATAACCAGGGCGTTCTCAAATATGACACCCCCAAGATCTTAAGCA AGGACAGGTTGGTTTGGTTGCGAGATGACGAATTCGGCCGCCAAGCAGTTGCAGGGGTTAATCCATTAAGCATTCAGAGGCTTAAGGTTTTTCCACCGGAAAGCAAACTTGATCCTGTGGTTTATGGGCCATTAGAGTCTGCTCTCAAAGAAGAACACATCTTACCGAATCTCTATGGCATGACTGTTCAACAG GCATTGGATGAGAACAAGTTGTACATAGTGGATTACCATGACGTATACCTTCCATTTCTTGATCGGATTAATGCTCTGGATGGGAGAAAAGCATATGCAACTCGTACCATTTATTTCTTGACACCTACTGGAGCTCTGAAGCCCATCGCCATTGAGCTTACCCTCCCCAATACAGGAccaagttcaagatcaaagcgtGTTTTGACACCTGCTGTCGACGCCACCACCAACTGGATGTGGATGCTTGCTAAGGCGCATGTCTGCGCCAATGACGCCGGCGTCCACCAACTCGTACACCATTG GCTACGTACCCATGCTACCCTAGAGCCGTTTATCTTGGCAGCACATAGACAGTTGAGCGCAATGCATCCGATTTACAAGCTTTTGGATCCTCACATGAGATACACACTAGAGATCAATGCACTGGCTCGCCAGAGCTTGATCAGCGCTGATGGTGTCATCGAGTCATGCTTCACTCCAGGTCGGTATGCCATGGAAATCAGTGCTTCAGCGTACAAAACCTGGCGCTTTGACCATCAAAGCCTTCCTGCAGATCTTGTACAAAG GGGCATGGCAGTGCCTGATCCAACACAACCCCATGGTGTGAAACTTGTAATGGAAGACTACCCATATGGCAGTGACGGATTACTCATCTGGGGTGCAATCGAGAACTGGGTTCGAACCTACGTGCACCACTACTACCCCGATTCAAGTGTAATCCGAAAAGACAGAGAGCTGCAAGCATGGTACTGGGAGTCCATCAATGTAGGTCACGCTGATCTCCGCCATGAAACCTGGTGGCCTTTACTGTCCACAGCAGATGACCTAGTCTCAATCCTCAGCACATTGATCTGGCTAGCATCAGCTCAACATGCGGCACTTAATTTTGCACAGTACCCTTATGGAGGTTACGTCCCCAACAGGCCACCCCTGATGAGAAGATTGATCCCGGAAGAGGGTGACCCAGAATACGCAAATTTCATATCAGACCCACAAAAGTTCTTTCTCTCAGCTTTGCCAAGCGTCCTGGAAGCCACAAAATACATGGCTGTGGTGGACACATTATCGACACATTCGCCGGATGAGGAGTACCTCGGGGAGAGGCAGCAACCGTCTACTTGGTCAGGGGATGCTGATGCGGTGGAGGCATTTTACAAGTTTTCTGCTGAGATTAGAGAGATTGAGAAGGAGATTGATAGGAGGAATAGTGATCCAAATCTTAAACACAGGTGTGGAGCAGGAGTTTTGCCTTATGAGTTGCTTGTACCAAGTTCCGACCCTGGGATTACATGTCGTGGTGTGCCTAATAGTATTTCGATATGA